In Spirosoma aureum, a single genomic region encodes these proteins:
- a CDS encoding 2-hydroxyacid dehydrogenase — protein sequence MKILITAPYHQKAQDELTDLFGEIVYRPWKLQERAYAEPELIHLLEATQADALITEHDEVTAGVINAYPKLRFIGVCRGTPSNVAVNVATEKGIPVFNTPARNAQAVAEFFIANLVTLMRNTLAGIRWLEGENWEAGAHTSYLQFKGNEIAGKTIGMVGFGAVGQTIAGLVRHFPAQIQYYDPFYTSDDPYYIKVELDDIFKTSDVVSIHLPVNEQTKGLIDGHLLSLMKPDAIFVNTARAVVVNREALLDVLERNQIRGAILDVFDHEPPDALDYKLIHHHNVLATPHIAGATFEVEDHHADIMNKALRSYFVEEKKDIRQFVNPSVLVTNEA from the coding sequence GTACCGACCCTGGAAACTACAGGAAAGAGCCTATGCCGAACCGGAACTTATTCATTTACTGGAGGCAACTCAGGCCGATGCGCTGATTACCGAACACGACGAGGTAACGGCGGGGGTAATTAACGCTTATCCGAAACTTCGGTTTATCGGTGTCTGTCGCGGAACGCCGTCCAACGTAGCAGTGAACGTAGCAACCGAAAAAGGTATTCCGGTTTTCAATACCCCCGCCCGCAACGCACAGGCCGTAGCCGAATTCTTCATTGCCAATCTGGTTACGCTGATGCGCAATACGCTCGCGGGAATTCGCTGGCTGGAAGGCGAAAACTGGGAAGCTGGTGCTCACACGTCGTATCTTCAATTCAAGGGGAATGAAATTGCGGGGAAAACCATCGGTATGGTGGGATTCGGCGCCGTAGGACAAACCATTGCCGGACTGGTGCGGCACTTCCCGGCACAGATTCAATACTACGACCCGTTTTATACGTCCGACGATCCGTACTATATAAAAGTAGAGCTCGATGATATCTTCAAAACCAGCGACGTCGTATCGATTCATCTGCCGGTCAATGAGCAAACGAAAGGACTTATCGACGGCCACTTGTTGTCGTTGATGAAGCCCGACGCCATTTTTGTCAACACCGCGCGGGCTGTTGTCGTCAATCGGGAGGCTCTGCTGGATGTGCTGGAACGAAATCAGATTCGGGGTGCCATTCTGGACGTATTTGACCATGAGCCACCCGATGCCCTGGACTACAAACTCATTCACCACCACAACGTACTGGCCACTCCGCACATCGCCGGGGCAACGTTTGAGGTGGAAGATCACCATGCCGACATTATGAACAAGGCACTGCGGAGCTATTTTGTCGAGGAAAAAAAAGACATCCGGCAATTCGTAAATCCGTCGGTATTAGTAACCAATGAAGCCTAA
- a CDS encoding FGGY-family carbohydrate kinase, which produces MKPNFQSDMIIKEAYLIIDVGTGNVRVAVAQPDGTMLSVERENMQYARDEQYPESIYFEPGQLWQQILQLAKTALANSGNVVIRAITATSQREGIVVLGKSGASLIGMPNIDHRGREWESMISDKSRVYELTGRYPTSLFSALKLVGLRHRRANLWEEFVTFLSISDWVQYQLSGVPRYEHSQASETLLYDVAAGQWSAELCALFDIDNATLPPLAFAGTILGAVRPTVASELAISPEAIVVVGGSDTQLAIKSMQPSIDDLVIISGTTTPIIKLVGRYITDEQQRTWTSRHVDETSFILEANAGVTGLNYQRLKEIFYPNEAYEVIEEELAEEIQSPCVAALGSLLADEKAPLIRGGFIFNTPVSHQLTRSSFVLATLWDIACSIVENYKSLCAVSPHQPDYIWACGGGVESRTLRQFIANLTQKTILVRDTYRQASVIGGVFVCNDALGLPSVEQAILEKVIPQTDKTMKARYDEWKAARLAFKSLK; this is translated from the coding sequence ATGAAGCCTAATTTTCAGTCGGATATGATCATAAAAGAGGCCTATCTGATTATCGACGTCGGTACGGGAAACGTCCGGGTAGCGGTCGCGCAACCCGATGGAACCATGCTGAGTGTAGAGCGCGAAAACATGCAGTATGCGCGCGATGAACAGTATCCGGAATCAATTTACTTCGAGCCAGGCCAACTCTGGCAGCAAATTTTACAACTGGCCAAAACAGCACTGGCCAACAGTGGCAACGTAGTCATCCGGGCCATTACCGCCACCAGTCAGCGGGAAGGGATCGTAGTTCTGGGCAAAAGCGGAGCATCCCTGATTGGTATGCCCAACATCGATCATCGGGGACGCGAATGGGAAAGCATGATTTCTGATAAAAGCCGGGTTTATGAACTAACAGGACGGTACCCAACCTCATTGTTTTCCGCCTTGAAACTAGTGGGCCTGCGCCACCGTCGGGCGAATCTCTGGGAGGAATTCGTTACGTTCCTGAGCATCAGCGACTGGGTACAATATCAACTGAGTGGAGTACCCCGCTACGAACATTCGCAGGCATCGGAAACCCTGCTTTATGACGTAGCGGCCGGGCAATGGTCAGCGGAGCTGTGCGCTCTTTTTGATATAGACAACGCAACGTTGCCTCCGCTGGCGTTTGCGGGAACAATCCTGGGAGCCGTTCGGCCGACGGTAGCTTCCGAGTTGGCGATTTCGCCAGAAGCCATTGTCGTTGTGGGTGGCTCGGATACCCAACTCGCGATCAAAAGCATGCAACCCTCAATCGACGATCTGGTGATCATATCGGGCACGACAACGCCGATCATCAAGCTGGTTGGCCGGTATATCACAGACGAACAACAACGTACCTGGACCAGTCGTCACGTTGACGAAACGAGCTTCATTCTCGAAGCCAATGCGGGCGTTACAGGCCTAAATTACCAGCGGCTTAAGGAAATTTTTTACCCGAATGAAGCGTATGAAGTCATTGAGGAGGAATTAGCCGAAGAAATACAATCGCCCTGCGTAGCGGCACTGGGCTCGTTGCTGGCCGATGAAAAAGCGCCCCTTATTCGGGGTGGGTTTATTTTCAATACGCCCGTTTCGCACCAGCTCACCCGAAGCAGTTTTGTGCTGGCAACCCTATGGGATATTGCCTGCAGCATCGTTGAGAATTACAAAAGCCTGTGTGCCGTTTCTCCCCACCAGCCCGATTATATCTGGGCCTGCGGTGGGGGCGTCGAAAGCCGGACACTCCGTCAGTTTATAGCCAACTTGACCCAGAAGACAATTCTCGTTCGGGATACATACCGGCAGGCTTCTGTAATAGGGGGCGTATTTGTGTGTAACGACGCGCTTGGTTTACCCAGTGTTGAGCAGGCGATTCTCGAAAAGGTCATCCCACAAACGGACAAAACCATGAAGGCTCGGTATGATGAATGGAAGGCCGCACGACTCGCCTTTAAATCCCTGAAGTGA
- a CDS encoding FGGY-family carbohydrate kinase has protein sequence MPAYFIGIDVGTQGVRVVLIDENGTVQGNQEEVFPLTDRSREEQSPRQWWAACLHCLRMMLHPLRKTIDLQQVKAAAVTSTSGTVIPLDSRNEPLHDALMYSDPRPAAEGKYCKAVAEQYHADGYTGFNASSGLSKIVWFVNQFPEKASQIRTWIHAADYISGMLCGNFRVTDYTNALKSGYDVHHDEWPDYLFEQFPLKREWMQTVVPSGQPIGELRSELANELGLSQLTIVSGMTDGCASQIASGAVRPGDWNTTIGTTLVVKGVTTQELNDPEGRLYSHRHPEGFWMPGGASNIGADWITAHFKEHLAELNLAAANLIPTGFIAYPLRQQGERFPFISAIARGFAPDGLSDAELFTANMEGVAYIERYAYELIESLSGERVKAIYTAGGASNSDTWLTIRSNVLKRPVYKCTQVTGSVGAAILAASQTQFHSLTQAAQMLTQIDKEVQPSKELMLAYDRNYQRFIQTLQEKGFLT, from the coding sequence ATGCCAGCATACTTTATAGGCATCGATGTGGGGACACAGGGGGTACGGGTGGTGCTGATCGATGAGAACGGCACGGTTCAGGGAAACCAGGAAGAGGTCTTTCCATTAACTGACCGCTCCCGGGAAGAGCAATCGCCCCGGCAATGGTGGGCGGCCTGCCTGCATTGCCTACGAATGATGCTGCATCCACTCAGGAAAACTATTGATTTGCAGCAAGTCAAAGCCGCAGCAGTGACCTCGACTTCAGGAACCGTGATTCCGCTGGATAGCCGGAATGAGCCGCTTCATGACGCCCTCATGTACAGTGATCCACGACCAGCAGCCGAAGGTAAGTACTGTAAGGCGGTTGCTGAACAGTATCATGCAGATGGGTATACCGGCTTCAATGCGTCCAGTGGCTTATCGAAAATAGTTTGGTTTGTCAATCAGTTTCCCGAGAAGGCTAGTCAGATACGTACCTGGATTCACGCGGCCGATTACATCAGCGGGATGCTCTGCGGTAATTTTCGGGTAACGGATTATACGAATGCACTGAAATCGGGTTATGATGTTCACCACGATGAATGGCCCGATTATCTGTTTGAACAGTTTCCGTTAAAACGGGAGTGGATGCAGACCGTTGTGCCTTCGGGCCAACCGATTGGTGAGTTACGTTCTGAATTAGCGAACGAATTAGGCTTATCCCAACTGACGATCGTGTCCGGAATGACCGATGGTTGTGCTTCTCAGATCGCGTCGGGAGCCGTTCGGCCTGGTGACTGGAACACGACCATCGGCACTACGTTGGTTGTCAAAGGTGTGACGACACAGGAACTGAACGACCCGGAAGGTCGACTATATAGCCACCGCCATCCGGAAGGATTCTGGATGCCGGGCGGAGCCAGCAATATCGGTGCAGACTGGATAACGGCCCATTTTAAGGAGCATCTTGCTGAACTCAATCTGGCGGCTGCGAACCTCATTCCGACAGGCTTTATTGCTTACCCATTGCGACAACAGGGCGAACGATTTCCGTTTATTTCGGCAATTGCCCGTGGTTTCGCGCCGGATGGCCTCTCGGATGCCGAATTATTTACGGCGAATATGGAAGGCGTTGCCTACATCGAACGCTACGCCTATGAACTGATCGAAAGCCTCTCGGGCGAACGGGTGAAAGCTATTTATACAGCCGGAGGAGCCAGTAACAGCGATACCTGGCTAACCATACGCAGTAATGTCCTGAAGCGGCCCGTTTACAAATGCACTCAGGTTACGGGTTCCGTTGGCGCGGCTATTCTGGCCGCTTCGCAAACGCAGTTTCACTCGCTGACACAGGCCGCTCAAATGCTTACGCAGATTGACAAAGAGGTACAGCCTTCAAAAGAGCTCATGCTGGCCTATGATCGAAACTACCAACGGTTTATCCAGACGCTACAGGAAAAAGGATTTTTGACCTAA
- a CDS encoding histidine phosphatase family protein, with protein MLTVYLLRHGETLWNADGNRYCGATDVGLTDKGVQQAHQAANVLKSISFDAIYSSPLQRAFRTAQIASGKSTLEVIKDHRLIEANFGDWEGKTKDEFIAENSALWEAWCLSPDHTRAGGNGDTAMEVVDRLNDFFQEIAKKHPSGTILVVAHNAVNRFYMAWKLGMPLKNYRKLIQENSSITLFSLDEMGEFSLLKLNCR; from the coding sequence ATGCTAACTGTGTATTTGCTCCGGCATGGAGAAACGCTCTGGAATGCAGATGGAAATCGCTACTGTGGCGCTACCGATGTAGGCTTAACCGACAAAGGAGTTCAGCAGGCTCATCAGGCAGCTAACGTATTGAAATCCATTTCATTCGATGCTATTTATTCGTCCCCGTTGCAGCGAGCTTTCCGCACAGCTCAGATTGCATCGGGTAAGTCGACCCTAGAGGTCATTAAAGATCATCGGCTGATCGAAGCCAATTTTGGTGACTGGGAGGGAAAAACCAAAGACGAGTTTATTGCTGAAAATTCAGCACTTTGGGAGGCATGGTGCCTGTCTCCAGACCACACACGAGCGGGAGGAAACGGCGATACAGCTATGGAGGTAGTGGATCGGTTGAACGATTTCTTTCAGGAAATCGCAAAAAAACATCCATCCGGAACGATTCTGGTCGTGGCGCACAATGCTGTCAATCGGTTTTATATGGCCTGGAAGCTGGGGATGCCGTTAAAAAATTACCGAAAACTAATCCAGGAAAATTCATCCATTACGCTGTTCAGCCTGGATGAGATGGGCGAGTTTAGCCTGCTAAAGCTGAACTGTCGTTAA
- a CDS encoding glycerophosphodiester phosphodiesterase family protein gives MKSNRIFNTWLILLVISQIGIVNAQSLNRLPIKTVQDLRTFFHWTGKQVPIISGHRGGMVKGFPENSIATFENTLKHTPAFFEIDPRLTKDSVIVLLHDATLDRTTTGTGKLSDYTWEEVKKLHLKDADGNVTEHRIPTLAEAIDWARGKTVLNLDRKDVPFAMTTAILRKHKADAFMMLTVHAPEQARYYYDDNKNRMFSVFIKNRQELDAYEKAGIPAGNMIAYIGPTVKPENQELYRLLNAKGIMCMISAASSYDKLSSPEERAAAYKSIINDGASILESDRPIEVAEAIKDLKPDQSVRSGSPK, from the coding sequence ATGAAATCAAATCGGATTTTCAATACATGGCTTATACTTCTGGTAATCAGCCAGATCGGTATTGTAAACGCGCAATCGCTGAATCGCCTGCCGATCAAGACGGTTCAGGATCTTCGTACCTTTTTTCATTGGACGGGTAAGCAGGTGCCTATCATCAGCGGTCACCGGGGCGGAATGGTCAAGGGGTTTCCAGAAAACTCGATCGCTACGTTCGAAAATACGCTCAAACATACACCCGCTTTTTTTGAAATTGACCCGCGCCTGACCAAAGACAGTGTCATTGTACTCCTGCATGATGCTACGCTGGACCGGACAACAACGGGTACCGGCAAACTGTCGGATTATACGTGGGAAGAAGTAAAAAAGCTTCACCTAAAAGATGCGGACGGGAACGTAACGGAACACCGCATTCCTACTCTTGCAGAAGCTATTGACTGGGCCCGCGGGAAAACCGTTTTGAATCTGGACCGAAAAGATGTACCGTTTGCCATGACGACAGCTATTCTCCGAAAACATAAAGCCGATGCGTTTATGATGCTCACTGTTCATGCCCCCGAGCAAGCCCGGTATTATTACGATGACAACAAAAACCGGATGTTCTCCGTGTTTATAAAAAACAGGCAGGAACTGGACGCTTACGAAAAAGCGGGTATTCCCGCGGGCAACATGATTGCCTACATCGGTCCGACGGTTAAACCGGAAAACCAGGAACTGTATCGATTGCTCAACGCCAAAGGCATCATGTGCATGATTTCGGCCGCATCATCCTACGATAAATTGTCAAGTCCAGAAGAACGGGCTGCCGCGTATAAGTCCATCATAAACGATGGCGCCAGTATTCTGGAGTCTGACCGGCCCATTGAGGTAGCGGAAGCGATTAAAGACTTAAAACCAGATCAATCCGTTCGATCGGGTTCGCCCAAGTAA
- a CDS encoding putative glycolipid-binding domain-containing protein has protein sequence MQLNLLWTGREYHSLENCLFKTNRTGAEITAKIIGHYQTKIYQVEYRIQTNRRWQTLLLDINSRHSNKTQQIRLEGDGNGNWELNGQPADEFAGCIDVDIPLTPLTNTLPIRRLGLRQNQAKEIRVIYCDLLEGHIKPVCQRYNRLSASHYQYENVPNDFEAIIQVDEYGLVVDYPALFIRTAALKTTYR, from the coding sequence ATGCAGCTCAACCTTCTCTGGACCGGACGCGAATACCACTCACTGGAAAACTGTTTGTTCAAAACAAACCGGACAGGGGCGGAAATTACGGCCAAGATCATCGGCCACTATCAGACCAAAATATATCAAGTAGAGTACCGCATTCAAACGAATCGGCGCTGGCAAACCCTGCTCCTTGACATCAACAGTCGGCATAGCAATAAAACTCAGCAAATTCGGTTGGAGGGCGACGGAAATGGGAATTGGGAGCTGAACGGCCAACCAGCTGATGAGTTTGCCGGGTGTATCGATGTCGATATCCCTCTGACTCCCTTGACCAACACCCTGCCCATCCGCCGACTTGGGTTAAGGCAAAATCAGGCGAAAGAAATTCGGGTTATTTACTGCGATTTGCTGGAAGGACATATAAAGCCGGTTTGCCAACGATATAATCGGCTGTCAGCCAGCCACTATCAGTATGAAAATGTGCCAAATGATTTTGAAGCCATCATACAGGTTGACGAATATGGGCTGGTAGTGGATTACCCGGCCTTGTTTATTCGAACCGCGGCCTTGAAGACTACATACCGATAA
- a CDS encoding acyl-CoA thioester hydrolase/BAAT C-terminal domain-containing protein — MQSTGSFKSATSADFVTDVECAIAYLTSRKEVNKTKIDLIGHNEGAILAALVAANCVDVAFMMMLAGAGLKASQAIVRQEEMMSKALGISEAQILHSTRDKAKAYSLIVQAKDQTVLKTQLSNYLKQYAGSITRMVPEGRSREQVVSAKLDEWTSPCFQYLIALTLVNVRYPFLALNGSKDLQVSAKENLATIATATQKGGNKQVTTKELSNLNHFF, encoded by the coding sequence ATCCAATCAACGGGCAGTTTTAAATCGGCTACTTCGGCTGATTTCGTCACGGATGTTGAATGCGCAATCGCTTATTTAACGTCCAGGAAAGAAGTTAACAAAACCAAAATTGACTTAATTGGGCATAATGAAGGTGCCATCCTTGCAGCACTCGTTGCTGCCAATTGTGTGGATGTTGCCTTTATGATGATGCTGGCAGGGGCTGGCCTAAAAGCGAGCCAAGCCATAGTGAGGCAAGAGGAAATGATGTCAAAGGCTTTAGGCATATCGGAAGCGCAAATACTTCATTCGACCCGAGACAAGGCAAAAGCCTATAGCCTGATTGTCCAGGCTAAAGATCAAACCGTTTTAAAGACACAACTCAGTAATTACCTCAAGCAGTATGCCGGAAGTATAACGCGGATGGTACCAGAGGGAAGGAGCCGGGAGCAAGTGGTATCCGCTAAGTTAGACGAATGGACATCGCCTTGCTTTCAATACTTAATAGCCCTTACTTTAGTCAACGTACGATACCCGTTTTTAGCTTTGAATGGTTCGAAGGACTTGCAGGTGTCGGCAAAAGAGAACTTAGCGACTATCGCAACGGCCACCCAAAAAGGCGGGAATAAACAAGTTACTACGAAGGAGTTATCGAATCTAAATCATTTTTTTTAG
- a CDS encoding ligand-binding sensor domain-containing protein: MKYASIYALLLVFVFYTSCKGQNKTELSKDTIKSEAKDVITSYRPSNTTRTIKQDRKGNIWIATFGGVFRYDGKSFTNVTSKVSSARFYSVLEDRNGNFWFSSVGEGVYYYDGKSFQQFTTKEGLANNQVIDIYEDKTGAIWFGTLSGASRYDGISFQNYRMNEGLNFTAEERLFLNDHNDVNSIIEDKTGKFWFGTRGNACIYDGKTFTVLTHKGKPFTNVRTIIEDKKGNIWLGGSDGLWRYDGSTFTNFTQKGVGYVYEDKTGNIWTSSETNWGWALARYEAKSLSSTKPTVTEIDPLEGSMLFGILEATDGRIWLGAVDGVYRYDGNTITDFKR; encoded by the coding sequence ATGAAATACGCATCCATATATGCTTTGTTGTTGGTGTTTGTTTTTTACACTTCCTGTAAAGGACAAAACAAAACTGAACTATCAAAAGATACGATCAAGTCCGAAGCTAAAGACGTAATCACATCCTACAGACCTAGCAATACCACTCGTACGATCAAGCAAGATCGAAAGGGCAACATTTGGATAGCAACATTTGGGGGTGTTTTTCGATACGACGGAAAATCGTTTACCAATGTGACCAGTAAGGTGAGTTCGGCCCGATTTTATTCTGTTTTGGAAGATAGGAACGGAAATTTTTGGTTTAGTTCGGTTGGTGAAGGAGTTTATTATTACGATGGGAAATCCTTTCAACAGTTTACAACAAAGGAGGGGCTTGCCAATAATCAGGTTATTGATATTTATGAAGATAAAACCGGTGCTATTTGGTTCGGCACTCTAAGCGGAGCCAGCCGTTATGATGGAATATCCTTCCAAAATTACAGGATGAATGAAGGTCTAAATTTTACAGCGGAAGAAAGACTCTTCCTCAATGATCATAATGACGTTAATTCTATTATTGAAGATAAAACAGGGAAATTCTGGTTTGGCACAAGGGGCAATGCCTGCATTTATGATGGAAAAACATTTACCGTTCTCACCCATAAAGGCAAACCTTTTACGAATGTTCGTACAATAATTGAAGATAAAAAAGGCAATATCTGGCTCGGTGGCAGTGACGGCCTTTGGCGCTATGACGGCAGTACATTTACCAATTTCACACAGAAAGGTGTTGGGTATGTCTACGAAGATAAAACAGGAAACATTTGGACTAGTTCAGAAACGAACTGGGGTTGGGCGCTTGCCCGTTATGAGGCAAAGTCCTTGTCCAGTACAAAGCCTACTGTAACCGAAATAGATCCACTGGAAGGAAGCATGCTTTTTGGGATTTTAGAAGCGACTGATGGCCGTATTTGGTTGGGCGCCGTTGATGGTGTATATCGGTATGATGGCAATACAATTACCGACTTTAAGAGGTAA
- a CDS encoding glycoside hydrolase family 97 protein — MRDGLIYKILPFLAGAIFLFSGFNAASQSMDLSSRLGSNKITLSLTKNGELKYRVTRRGKIIIADSPLGLNCDDQDFTAGLSLVTVSPIEVRRETYELKVGNVKTINHVFDTKSITFKNRSGALMIIDLVSGQEGVAFRYRFPDQAKKLRVINTENTGFQIEKKAKGWLQPYNKAGKVTPGYEDFYLNIHPGDSIRNPRNPSVGWCLPALFQVNEGKNWVLLAESGTDGSFPGCHLQPDSQGGLYKIAFAEKDEKYTLPLGDNNHPASNLPWTMPWRVIIIGEKAGDILLSSLITDLAPASKLDDTSWIEPGKATWSWWSHPEDRSPEIYNAFTNLASSFGFAYTLFDAGWEKANTEGGIIAKATAKGVKPMVWGYSAAYFDAEKRKKRFKELAAMGVKGVKIDFWCSDRQEVMACLQSLFEDAANEHLLVNLHGTTVPRGWHRTWPNFMTAEAVLGTEHYFYESRYPDLAAEQNTVLPFTRNVAGPTDYTPFALTIRKYPRLNTAVHELATAMIYTSGIIHFADSKEMFDSLPVPVRQLLKDMPATWDKTESIVAEPGEQIILARQKESLSYIVGINGTNKVVPVNLNLAKYAKGFSKFRVITEGGNSLMSFKTETYPITSTWQYAFAPKGGFIIQFVNE, encoded by the coding sequence ATGAGAGATGGATTGATTTACAAAATTCTTCCCTTCTTAGCCGGAGCCATTTTTCTGTTTAGTGGCTTTAACGCAGCCAGCCAATCGATGGACCTGAGTTCAAGGCTTGGATCAAATAAAATTACATTGTCTTTGACCAAAAATGGAGAATTGAAGTACAGGGTAACACGCCGGGGAAAAATCATTATTGCCGATTCTCCGCTTGGCCTCAATTGTGACGATCAGGATTTTACGGCTGGACTCTCCCTGGTTACCGTTTCACCCATTGAAGTCAGAAGGGAGACATACGAATTGAAGGTGGGTAACGTCAAAACGATAAATCATGTTTTTGACACGAAGAGTATAACGTTTAAAAATAGGTCCGGCGCGCTCATGATTATTGATTTGGTGAGCGGACAGGAGGGCGTTGCTTTCCGCTACCGGTTTCCGGATCAGGCTAAAAAATTACGGGTGATCAACACCGAAAACACAGGCTTTCAGATTGAAAAAAAAGCGAAGGGCTGGTTGCAGCCTTATAATAAAGCAGGAAAGGTCACCCCAGGCTATGAAGATTTTTACCTCAACATACACCCTGGAGACTCAATCCGTAATCCCCGTAATCCGTCTGTGGGGTGGTGTCTGCCTGCCCTTTTCCAGGTAAATGAGGGCAAAAACTGGGTTTTACTGGCCGAGTCCGGAACGGATGGATCCTTTCCAGGCTGTCATTTGCAACCCGATTCACAGGGTGGCCTGTATAAAATTGCCTTTGCGGAAAAAGACGAAAAATATACCCTCCCCTTGGGCGATAATAATCATCCCGCATCCAATCTTCCCTGGACGATGCCCTGGCGGGTGATCATCATTGGTGAGAAGGCCGGGGACATTCTGTTGTCAAGCTTGATTACGGATTTGGCTCCTGCCTCTAAACTGGACGACACGTCCTGGATCGAACCGGGAAAAGCCACCTGGTCTTGGTGGTCCCATCCCGAGGATCGTTCCCCTGAAATATATAACGCATTTACAAATCTTGCTTCCTCTTTCGGTTTCGCCTATACGCTGTTTGATGCTGGCTGGGAGAAAGCGAATACAGAAGGGGGGATTATTGCCAAGGCTACTGCCAAGGGTGTCAAGCCAATGGTATGGGGCTATTCGGCTGCGTACTTCGACGCAGAAAAAAGAAAAAAGCGTTTTAAAGAATTGGCTGCAATGGGCGTCAAAGGGGTTAAAATCGATTTCTGGTGCTCAGACCGGCAGGAGGTGATGGCCTGCTTGCAGTCACTTTTTGAGGATGCCGCCAACGAACATTTACTCGTCAACCTTCATGGCACAACCGTTCCCAGAGGCTGGCATCGAACCTGGCCAAATTTCATGACTGCCGAAGCGGTTTTAGGAACGGAACATTATTTTTATGAATCCAGATATCCGGATCTAGCTGCCGAACAGAATACCGTATTGCCATTTACCAGAAATGTAGCCGGCCCTACTGACTACACCCCGTTTGCCCTAACTATCCGCAAATATCCCCGGTTGAACACGGCAGTTCATGAACTGGCTACAGCTATGATCTATACGTCCGGAATTATTCATTTTGCGGATTCAAAAGAGATGTTTGATTCACTGCCTGTGCCAGTTCGACAGCTATTGAAAGACATGCCTGCTACTTGGGATAAAACGGAAAGTATTGTGGCTGAACCAGGGGAACAGATCATACTCGCTCGTCAGAAGGAGAGCCTTTCCTACATTGTGGGCATCAATGGTACAAATAAAGTAGTACCTGTCAATCTAAATCTGGCCAAGTATGCAAAAGGCTTTTCTAAGTTTAGAGTCATTACGGAAGGCGGAAATTCGTTGATGAGTTTTAAAACGGAAACTTATCCAATCACGTCTACCTGGCAGTACGCTTTTGCACCTAAAGGCGGCTTTATTATCCAGTTTGTTAATGAGTAA